Below is a window of Leuconostoc gasicomitatum LMG 18811 DNA.
ATCTACGCATTCCACCGCTACACATGGAGTTCCACTTACCTCTACTGCACTCAAGTTAATCAGTTTCCAATGCCTTTCCGGAGTTGAGCTCCGGGCTTTCACATCAGACTTAATTAACCGTCTGCGCTCGCTTTACGCCCAATAAATCCGGATAACGCTCGGGACATACGTATTACCGCGGCTGCTGGCACGTATTTAGCCGTCCCTTTCTGGTATGGTACCGTCAAACTAAAGTCATTCCCTACTCTAGCTGTTCTTCCCATACAACAGTGCTTTACGACCCGAAAGCCTTCATCACACACGCGGCGTTGCTCCATCAGGCTTTCGCCCATTGTGGAAGATTCCCTACTGCAGCCTCCCGTAGGAGTTTGGGCCGTGTCTCAGTCCCAATGTGGCCGATCAGTCTCTCAACTCGGCTATGCATCATTGTCTTGGTAAGCCTTTACCCCACCAACTAACTAATGCACCGCGGATCCATCTCTAGGTGACGCCGTAGCGCCTTTTAACCTGGTATCATGCGATACTAAGTTTTATTCGGTATTAGCATCTGTTTCCAAATGTTATCCCCAACCTTGAGGTAGGTTATCCACGTGTTACTCACCCGTTCGCCACTCACTTGAAAGGTGCAAGCACCTTTCGCTGTGCGTTCGACTTGCATGTATTAGGCACGCCGCCAGCGTTCATCCTGAGCCAGGATCAAACTCTCAATTTAAATGAATTTAAATTCATCGCTTGAAGATGTACTCTTCGATTAAACTGACTAATTGTTATATCTCTATAACGTTGATCCGTTTTATTTGTTTGTTACGAATTGACTTCGCAAATTTGTTTCTTTAGCAATACTTTCGTACCACTAGCAACAGATTCGTTTGTTCAAAGTTTTGTTCAGTTTTCAATGTGCTACGCGCTGTCTCTCGCTTGAGACAACTATATTATCTTACCACGCTTCGCTCGCTCTGTCAACTACTTTCTGAAACTTCTTTTTAAAAGCTCTTCAAGTTCTTGTTTCCTGACACTTCGTCGCGCCTGTCAGACAACTATTATTACTATACGCCCTTTTTTCCCTTTGTCAATACTTTCTTTCTTCTTTTTGCCCTCATTCCTCAAAACGCACAAACGCCCGCGTTTGCACGCTTAACATTCTTTTTTTAAACCTTAAAAACCGCCAATTGTCCAATTCTTTTTGCAGCTTCCACGAGACGCTCTTCTTCAATTGTTAATCCCACACGGATATAACCTTCACCTTCATCCCCAAAGCCAGACGCATCTGCTACGGCAACATTAGCCTCTGTTAACAGTAGATCAGCAAATGAAGCTGAATTATATCCCTCTGGGACCGGCATTAGTACATAAAAAGCACCCTTAGACACATAAGGTTCCCAATTGAATTCGCGTACAGCTGAAATAAAGGCATTTCGTCGCCTTTCGTATGTTTTCTGTAATGACTTAACAGCATTTTGACGTGCCTCTGTATTGCTTAATGCTTCAATTGCTGCATCTTGTATTGCTGGAAATATTGAGACAAAGAGATGGTCTTGAATCAGGTTAATCGCTTCTATCATATCTGCATTCCCGACCGCAAAACCAACACGCCAACCTGCCATGTTAAATGTTTTCGAAAGCGTATAGGTTTCAATACCAACATCTTTGGACCCTGGTGTTTGCAAAAAAGAAAGTGGTTTATGACCATCAAAACCAATCGCGCCATAGGCAAAATCTGACACAATACCAACAGTATTATGGTTCGCAAATGCAACTGTTTGTTCATAAAAATTAGATGTAGCAATGGCACCTGTTGGATTATTAGGATAATTCATGTAAAGAAACTTAGCTTTTTTTGCTGTTGTCACTGGGATTGCTGAATAGTCTATTAGAAAATCATTTTCACGCTTAAGTGGTACTGTTTCGTAATTCACACGACCTAAAGCGGCGCCAGACAAATAATCTGGGTAACCTGGATCTGGTAACAAGAGCGTATCCCCAGGATTCATCAGTGCCCAAGGTAGCTCAACTAAACCAATTTTACTACCTGCTAAAATAGCCACTTCTGTTTTGGGATCAATGGTCACACCATACTCAGTTAAGTAAAACTGAGCAATTGCTTCTTTAAATCGTAATTCGCCTCGGAATAATGAGTATTTATGATCAGCAGCCTTAGCTGTCGCGTTTTGCATAGCTTTGACAATATAATCAGGCGTTGGCAAGTCTGGATTACCCTGTCCTAAATTAATAACATCTGCACCTGCTGCAATTTTAGCATTTACTTTGGCAACGAGTGATGCGAAAAACTGTTTAGGTAATGTTTTTAGTAAATTTGATTCTTCAAATTGCATAACTTCTCCTAATAATATAACTCTGGTCGTCGATCATCAAAAACTGGTATTTGACCGCGAACCATTTTCTCATCATCAGTATCAATAGTACTAATTAACAATGTTTCTTGTGTATCCCCGGCCTGCTGGATAACACGACCCAAAGGATCAATAATCAACGAGCGACCACCAAACACATTATTTTTATCTCGACCAACGCGATTGGCTGCAACAACAAAAGTCTGATTTTCAATTGCACGTGCTTGTAACATGATTTGCCATTGTTCAATGCGCTGAATGGGCCATTCAGCAGCCACATACAAGATTTCTTGGGGCCCAACTGACATCATAGTACGCAACCATTCTGGAAAACGAATATCATAGCAAATTGCCGCTGCAGATTTAATACCTGCTAAGTCAAAAGTATTTATCATGCTGCCAGCCGACACATATTTTTCCTCATTCATTAGCCCAAAAAGATGTAATTTATTATATTCAGAAACCTTTTGGCCTGATGCATCAAAAACAAACATCGTGTTATAAAATTTATGGTTCTGTTGTGTTGCTACAGAACCGCCAACAATATTAAGATGGTATTTCTTAGCTAATTTGCTAAGTAATAGCTGACTGTCTTGGCCATTAGTATCAGCCAAATTAGTTAGCTCTGTCAATGCGTACCCTGTATTCCACATTTCTGGGTATACTAACACGTCAGCATTGACCTCAGCAGCTTTTTCAGCATAATAGGCTACTGTTTTCTGATTATGTTTAGGATCTCCTAAGGCAATATCAATTTGTGCTATCGCAATTTTAAGTTTCATAGCCAATCCTCTTATGTGTTATTGTGCATTTTTTTATTGTTTTTGTCAAATTTATATCATTTTAAACTCATTATTTGATAATAAAAAAACACCTAACTGGTGTTTTAAGGGAATTTAGGAAATTGATCGAAATTAGGATCTCGTTTTTCTTTAAATGAATCACGGCCTTCTTTAGCCTCATCTGATGTGTAATAAAGCATCGTTGCATCACCAGCAAACTGTTGCAAACCGGCCAAACCATCTGTGTCTGCATTCATAGCTGCTTTGATAAATCTTAACGCCGTAGGTGACTTCGTTAATAACTCATCTGACCATTCAATGGTGGCAGCTTCTACGTCAGCCAATGGTACAACTTTATTAATCCAGTTCATTTGATAGGCTTCATCAGCAGTATAGAAATGGTTTAAAAACCACACTTCCTTAGCACGCTTGTGTCCAATAACCCGGGCAAGGTATCCAGAGCCATATCCTGCGTCAAATGAACCAACCATAGGTCCAGTTTGACCAAACTTGGCATTATCAGCAGCTATGGTCAAATCAGCCACCAATTGTAAGACATTCCCCCCACCAACAGACCAACCTTTTACCATTGCAATAATTGGTTTGGGTATAATTCTCATTAATCGTTGTAAATCTAAAACATTTAATCGTGGTATACCATCAACACCAACATAACCACCATTACCACGAACTTTCTGATTACCACCTGATGAAAAGGCTTGATCCCCGGCACCCGTCATAATAATGACCCCAATTTTGGCATCATCACGTGCAATGGTGAACGCATCAATCATTTCAGACACCATGCCAGGTGTAAATGCATTATGTGTTGCAATATCATTCATCGTGATCTTAACAATCTTACCGGGATTTTTACCATCAGTATTTGTTTCAAATAAAATTTCTTTATAGACTTTTACAGTGTTCCAAGTTGTCATATGTTATACTCCATTCAGAAAGGGGATTTTGTTCTTATGAATATTATAGAACTTTTAGGGTTAAAAACCACTTTATTATCGGCAGAAAAAACAATTGTTGAAGTACGCGTCAGTGAAAAGCTCATGCAGCCATATGGTATTGTTCACGGTGGTATTAACGCATTACTTGCTGAAACCGCTGCATCTCTTGGTGCCAACGAATGCCTCCCTGACAATCTTGTGCCAGTTGGTGTGTCTATCCACACCAATCATCTAAAAGCGGTTACGCAAGGTATTTTAGTCGCAACTGCCACACCTGTAAACATCGGCCATTCATTACAAGTTTGGTCTGTGTCTATCCATGAAAAAAGCACAGATATGCTCACAAGTACGAGTACAGTTACAATTAAAAACCAAATTTTAAAAAAATAACACGTTAATGCGTGTTATTTTTATTTTTTGTAAAAAACTTTGACAATGTATTCTTTTTAGGATGGGCAGCATCATATGCCTGTTGCCGCCGTAATTCTTTTGGTGTTGGCGTCTCGTAACTCAACATACTCAAACGCTCATATCTAGGGTGCGGGATGACTAACGCTACCTGATGATTTGCCACAATAGGATTTCCCAGATATTGTACGTTATCAACTGTACGTACAATTTTCAATTCTGAACTTGGCGAAAGAATAACATCCTCACTAATAATTGCCAAACTCCCTTTAATTTGTTGCTGATAATACAATGCTGCATAACTTGATATCGGACCATACCCTACAAATTCAATCTTGTTTGCATGCACCTGTTTACGTGCATTCTTAACAGTCGCTATCAAATCAGGCTCGTGATTACGATAAAAGCCAGCATCAATATCACTACTCGTTAGGTACTGTACAGCTTGTTGCGTCTCATTTATCCAGTCTGTCATGTAATCAGTCATCATTTTTTCAGGTTCCGAAAAAACAACGCGCAAGGTTTTTGTCGTTATTTTTTCTGGTACTTGAAGATAAGCGTATAATTTAGGCGCTACAATCAAATCATTATCTCGCAGCACCCCTTTTTTTTGTTGGCGAATAACAAAGTCATGAAAGACAAAATGCCCATTACCAGCAGACACCAAATCAATGGTATAAAAGGCATAATTTTCTGGCACCGTCACTGTTATTTTATCGGCATTTTGACTATTCGTTACTAATTTCTGATACTGTTCATCATAGAATGTGACAATCAAATAGGCAAACATGCGCTCACTGTTGTCAATGCTTCGTTCAATTGTATAGGTGACACCACGTAATAGTTGCGGTAAATCCGAGACCTTTTTTTCGCGTTGAAAATGCTGATTAGATCGCCAAGTAGCGATCACACGCCCACTTGGCAAAAAATAATGCTCATAATACACATCATTTAATGCTCGAAAATCGATTGTCGCCCCTTGTAATTCAAATAATTGTGTTTGTGGTGTCCAATATATCTGATATTGCATAACGATTACCGATCCTCCCTGCGCATACTATCTTTTAATTTGGCCAGATGTGTTTTCATAAACGTTATCATTTCGGGGATTTTGGCCGTATGTGTCCCCTCTTCTTGTATATGTATTAAATGTGTCTTATTCTCTTCAAAAAACGCTAGTAAACGTGGCAAACTTTGCCCATCATACTCATCTTGTTTGAGTGTAAATAATGCAACCGCTATTTTAGACCAATCAACATTTTCAATATGCTGCCACAAAATATTATCTAACATGTCAGTATCATCTGGGTGCATCCGTCCTGCCAAAAAGCGCCGCACATCTAGCGTCCAATCTTGGTTCACTTCCCTAGGAAACTCAGACTTTCCTGTCAATGTACCCAAACTAATCAGTGGTTTAGCTACAACGATGGCATGTGGTTTAATATCAGCTGCATAGTACATTGCTGGAAAACTGCCCATTGAATAGCCTGTTAAAATGACATCTTTGGGTTCTAAATGGAGTGTCTTCATGGCTTTTTTAATGATTTCAACAACTTTTTGTTCATACATTTCTGATCCAATATGAAACGCCCCGCCTTGCATTCTAACATCTGAAAAAAGTAAATACGGGGTCCCAAGTTCATTGAATGGCCCCCGCATTTCAAAGCCATCTACATGTAACCGAATGCCAGAAAAATTAACAATTAGTGGTGCCTGACGGTCACCAGGGTTAAAATAACTCAACACTTCTTCATGCTCATCAGTCATTTGCCACTCATCCCCTGGTAACAAGGTCCCTAACAAATGTCGCGAGCGTCGTTGATGTAACACATGAAGATCTAACTGCCCTGTCCCTTTGGCAAAAATTAAGATTTGATAATCTTGATAATCCTCTATACCACCAATTGGATGTTGCTGTCTCAACTCATCACCAGTGATCGTCTGAACTGTTTGCATATGATTATCTTTGTAGAAAACAAATTGTAATTGGACAGACACTGTGTCTGTCTGTTCATAATCCAACCAAATCATGTTTTCAACACGTGGCATCAAGTCCCCAACAAATGTATTCAACGTGCCAATTTGTTGCCACGTTGTACCAAAATCACCACTAAATTGTGCCGAAAAACGCCCTTCTCGTTTAAAATGTATGCCTGTATGCGGCATTGGTATAAACTGTTGTTCACTAAAACGTGTTGAAAATCCTATTTGATCAAAATTAAAATCCTCTTGAATACGTTTCTGAACTGCCTCCGGCGTCCTATTTGGTATGCAAAAAGCGCGCCGTTCATCCAAAACCTCTTGAAATTCCGGTGTCATTTTTTTTGCAAAGTAAATTGTTCGTAGTGCAGGCCACGCACTGATTTGACCTGATAACAATGTACTTGACAGCGTAGCATCAGTCAACACAACGTAGGTTTGTTCTAAAATATACGGATCTTTTTGCAACGCTAGCCGTGTGGGTAAATCAAGAATTGTCGTATATTGCCAGTCGATACCTGTAGTATCAATATCTGCTGTCCAATCATCGGCCCCAATTTGAAGCACTGAAATATCTGCCATTTATGCGTTCCTTTGCTTAATCTTATTAAAAATTTGTTGCCATTTAATCCAAACTATGTCGTCGTTAAAATCTGCAACCATTTGGTGGGTCGTTTCTTGTAGCGCCGTCAAATGATGCTTATCATCTAAATAAAAATTCAAAGCGTTAATAAGTTCTGACTGATCTGATAAGATTTGACCATTTTTATTTGGTATCACATAATCTGTCTGTATGATATTAATTTGTGGTACACCAAAACTAAGCGCTTTAGTTTGTAAAAATTGATCTGGCATCTTATTGAGATCTAATAAGACACGTGTATGAGCCATGTAACGTGTGCGCTGCACTTCACTTTGAGGTGTTAAAAATTGGAAACGTGTTTTATAGGCCATTTGACTGTCATTATCCACGATTCCGTGGGCGTTGGCTGCTGTCTGGCTATTTTTGTCAATCAATGCATCAAACGTCGCATGCGATTGCGTCGTTTCAATCAAAACCAAGATATTTGGATGATTTGCTAGCACGGTACTTACTGCATCAAAGGCAGTTGGCGTTATTGTTGCTGCTTGCCAATAAATAGTCGAAAAAGGCTGTATTGCAGGACGATTCACTTGCTGAGTTGCAACGTATGGTGGAATAATAGCCAGCGTTTCTGCATGCTCCAACTGTGTTGCAATTTTGCCATATTGTTCTCCTGTATCCGTCACAGAAAAATTAATTGTATCAGACATTTGTAACAAAAGATTTTTGGCAAGTTGTTCGTTTGTGCGCTCAGTTTGATAGCTTAGAATGGTTGGTTGCTTTGGTGCCACTTTGTCAATGAAAAAAGCAGTTCTCTGACTTTGTGCAAAAATCAGATACTCGTTTTCTGGTACCGTTTGCAAATGATACGTTAATGCTGCTGCAATAAGTTCAGACATATTCGTAAATGTTGTCTGTGTGGTCCATGTTTGTTGCGTTGTCACAATTCCTGTTGTATCGTCTTCTTGGATTGCAACGTTTCCGCTGGGTGTCAAATAGTCTCGACGTAAAACTTTCTCGCTATCATCAAATGTTGTCACGCGAGAAATAAAACCACGATCGTCAATCAAAAGCTCCTGTGTTCGTATATCATCTGTCCACAAATCCACTTTTTCAAAGCGTGTCCATGTTGGATATTCAAGTCTTATCGTGGCAAAACGTTTCCCCGAAACTTGAATATCAATACAATCAGTCATATAAATAAATTGGCTATTTTCAGGCCAAGAAAAATCAGATAAGGCTAATGGTTTGGCCTCTTTTAAGGCAATTTGTTGCAATACGTCATAGACTGACCAAGTTTCAGCACCTTCAATTTCTTTTTCTGATAAAATTTGACGTAATTTAGGTAAGTAATCCACTAGTATAAGTTCAACAGACTGACCTTGTGACAAAAAAAGCTGTGTTTGATGAACCGAATCGTTAAACTCTGGTAAAGTCAAACTGTATGCGTGCCAATCTGGAATAATGTGCAAATTCATATTTTACCTCTTATGTACCGGCACTCTCATGCATGTATTATTGGATTAATAGCATATTATTAATGCCTATTCTAGTTCATTATAATCATTAATTCCATTATACCAATTCTAAGCATCATTTTTGTAGGTATTAACTCAGAAAATCTTATACCTTTGTTTAATCTGTCAACATTTGCACAAGAGACCAATTTTTAACTTGCTGACCTTTAAAATTAAGTATACGTTCATCGGTTATTTTAAAATTGTTTTTTTGATAGAAAGTGACATTACGTTGTGTATTAGTAATAAGGGATAGGCTTTGTGCCCCTTTCGATTTAATATAAGGAATAACAAAATCTGTTAATGTGCGTGACCCAATGTGTCGGCCTTGATTATCAGGACTAACTGCTAATAAGTTCACGTGCCAGTTGGCTTGTGACTGCTGTTGTGGCAATTTTTCTGCTTCATCAAGCATTACCAAAAATTGTGCTAAATTATGATGAAAGAAATAAGGCAACATTTTTAAACCACCATTTTTTAGATATTGCCAAGTGGTCGTTTTTGGTAATGTGTCGGCCTCTAAAATCACAATTGACAAAATTTTATTTCCTTCTTCCAATACGAATACTTTTTGTTGATGCACGTTTGTAGCTAAATGAACATCATGCAATCTTTGAATAAATTGCTGATAAGCAGCCTCATGATGAAAAGTCTGTCTAATTGTTTTTTGATACAATGCGTAATCATTAAATGCTCTAGCAGCAAGTTCTGATAACTGTTTTATTTCTGGTATAACTGCGTGTCTAAAATTCATAAGGGCTCCTTTTATTACTCATATTTAATTACAAGCTTACTATATAGTCTATCGACTGAAAGAAGATGTTACAATCAACACATATGACATATCTGTTGATTAAGCAAAAAATTATCTTTTATTGAGGAAACGGCATTATGAATCGCAGACAAAATAAAACACAATTAGGTATCAACTCGTTTCCTACATTGCAACACATCAAACAACTGTTGATGTGTTGCTAAATCAGCAACAGATTGGCACCATTGTCTTTAAAAAAGTTAAAAAAACATTTATCCAAAAAGTACTAATCCTTGAAACAGATCTATCTAATAATATGCCTGATAAAATTGAAATCAATTTTATTGTTTCAGGCATCATGGGTTTGATTATGGACTTCATTTCACATGACTTACCTATTACCACTGAAGAGCTGTACCAAAATATTTATAACTTATTACTTAAATTCTAGGTATTCAAAAGAGGCACCATTCTCGCAATATGTTT
It encodes the following:
- a CDS encoding pyridoxal phosphate-dependent aminotransferase, which encodes MQFEESNLLKTLPKQFFASLVAKVNAKIAAGADVINLGQGNPDLPTPDYIVKAMQNATAKAADHKYSLFRGELRFKEAIAQFYLTEYGVTIDPKTEVAILAGSKIGLVELPWALMNPGDTLLLPDPGYPDYLSGAALGRVNYETVPLKRENDFLIDYSAIPVTTAKKAKFLYMNYPNNPTGAIATSNFYEQTVAFANHNTVGIVSDFAYGAIGFDGHKPLSFLQTPGSKDVGIETYTLSKTFNMAGWRVGFAVGNADMIEAINLIQDHLFVSIFPAIQDAAIEALSNTEARQNAVKSLQKTYERRRNAFISAVREFNWEPYVSKGAFYVLMPVPEGYNSASFADLLLTEANVAVADASGFGDEGEGYIRVGLTIEEERLVEAAKRIGQLAVFKV
- a CDS encoding carbon-nitrogen family hydrolase, with protein sequence MKLKIAIAQIDIALGDPKHNQKTVAYYAEKAAEVNADVLVYPEMWNTGYALTELTNLADTNGQDSQLLLSKLAKKYHLNIVGGSVATQQNHKFYNTMFVFDASGQKVSEYNKLHLFGLMNEEKYVSAGSMINTFDLAGIKSAAAICYDIRFPEWLRTMMSVGPQEILYVAAEWPIQRIEQWQIMLQARAIENQTFVVAANRVGRDKNNVFGGRSLIIDPLGRVIQQAGDTQETLLISTIDTDDEKMVRGQIPVFDDRRPELYY
- the menB gene encoding 1,4-dihydroxy-2-naphthoyl-CoA synthase produces the protein MTTWNTVKVYKEILFETNTDGKNPGKIVKITMNDIATHNAFTPGMVSEMIDAFTIARDDAKIGVIIMTGAGDQAFSSGGNQKVRGNGGYVGVDGIPRLNVLDLQRLMRIIPKPIIAMVKGWSVGGGNVLQLVADLTIAADNAKFGQTGPMVGSFDAGYGSGYLARVIGHKRAKEVWFLNHFYTADEAYQMNWINKVVPLADVEAATIEWSDELLTKSPTALRFIKAAMNADTDGLAGLQQFAGDATMLYYTSDEAKEGRDSFKEKRDPNFDQFPKFP
- a CDS encoding PaaI family thioesterase, encoding MNIIELLGLKTTLLSAEKTIVEVRVSEKLMQPYGIVHGGINALLAETAASLGANECLPDNLVPVGVSIHTNHLKAVTQGILVATATPVNIGHSLQVWSVSIHEKSTDMLTSTSTVTIKNQILKK
- the asp3 gene encoding accessory Sec system protein Asp3 produces the protein MQYQIYWTPQTQLFELQGATIDFRALNDVYYEHYFLPSGRVIATWRSNQHFQREKKVSDLPQLLRGVTYTIERSIDNSERMFAYLIVTFYDEQYQKLVTNSQNADKITVTVPENYAFYTIDLVSAGNGHFVFHDFVIRQQKKGVLRDNDLIVAPKLYAYLQVPEKITTKTLRVVFSEPEKMMTDYMTDWINETQQAVQYLTSSDIDAGFYRNHEPDLIATVKNARKQVHANKIEFVGYGPISSYAALYYQQQIKGSLAIISEDVILSPSSELKIVRTVDNVQYLGNPIVANHQVALVIPHPRYERLSMLSYETPTPKELRRQQAYDAAHPKKNTLSKFFTKNKNNTH
- the asp2 gene encoding accessory Sec system protein Asp2; amino-acid sequence: MADISVLQIGADDWTADIDTTGIDWQYTTILDLPTRLALQKDPYILEQTYVVLTDATLSSTLLSGQISAWPALRTIYFAKKMTPEFQEVLDERRAFCIPNRTPEAVQKRIQEDFNFDQIGFSTRFSEQQFIPMPHTGIHFKREGRFSAQFSGDFGTTWQQIGTLNTFVGDLMPRVENMIWLDYEQTDTVSVQLQFVFYKDNHMQTVQTITGDELRQQHPIGGIEDYQDYQILIFAKGTGQLDLHVLHQRRSRHLLGTLLPGDEWQMTDEHEEVLSYFNPGDRQAPLIVNFSGIRLHVDGFEMRGPFNELGTPYLLFSDVRMQGGAFHIGSEMYEQKVVEIIKKAMKTLHLEPKDVILTGYSMGSFPAMYYAADIKPHAIVVAKPLISLGTLTGKSEFPREVNQDWTLDVRRFLAGRMHPDDTDMLDNILWQHIENVDWSKIAVALFTLKQDEYDGQSLPRLLAFFEENKTHLIHIQEEGTHTAKIPEMITFMKTHLAKLKDSMRREDR
- the asp1 gene encoding accessory Sec system protein Asp1, which produces MNLHIIPDWHAYSLTLPEFNDSVHQTQLFLSQGQSVELILVDYLPKLRQILSEKEIEGAETWSVYDVLQQIALKEAKPLALSDFSWPENSQFIYMTDCIDIQVSGKRFATIRLEYPTWTRFEKVDLWTDDIRTQELLIDDRGFISRVTTFDDSEKVLRRDYLTPSGNVAIQEDDTTGIVTTQQTWTTQTTFTNMSELIAAALTYHLQTVPENEYLIFAQSQRTAFFIDKVAPKQPTILSYQTERTNEQLAKNLLLQMSDTINFSVTDTGEQYGKIATQLEHAETLAIIPPYVATQQVNRPAIQPFSTIYWQAATITPTAFDAVSTVLANHPNILVLIETTQSHATFDALIDKNSQTAANAHGIVDNDSQMAYKTRFQFLTPQSEVQRTRYMAHTRVLLDLNKMPDQFLQTKALSFGVPQINIIQTDYVIPNKNGQILSDQSELINALNFYLDDKHHLTALQETTHQMVADFNDDIVWIKWQQIFNKIKQRNA
- a CDS encoding GNAT family N-acetyltransferase, with product MNFRHAVIPEIKQLSELAARAFNDYALYQKTIRQTFHHEAAYQQFIQRLHDVHLATNVHQQKVFVLEEGNKILSIVILEADTLPKTTTWQYLKNGGLKMLPYFFHHNLAQFLVMLDEAEKLPQQQSQANWHVNLLAVSPDNQGRHIGSRTLTDFVIPYIKSKGAQSLSLITNTQRNVTFYQKNNFKITDERILNFKGQQVKNWSLVQMLTD
- a CDS encoding TetR-like C-terminal domain-containing protein codes for the protein MRYQLVSYIATHQTTVDVLLNQQQIGTIVFKKVKKTFIQKVLILETDLSNNMPDKIEINFIVSGIMGLIMDFISHDLPITTEELYQNIYNLLLKF